In Paenibacillus larvae subsp. larvae, the following proteins share a genomic window:
- a CDS encoding RNA-binding protein: MNYDVYAHFHPDERTFVDKAIDRVEQAAYQHKLKKTDFLDPRQAYILSTLVNRNGDVHMKLDGGYKDAERKRAMIAPDYRPLEDEEMGISVLSLSSPDNKLDELDHGDFMGAILGLGIKRDKIGDIFVIPGGCHCLAASEVADFLRLHINQVHRVRVHSEVLTADALKTMPVQLKEHAFTVASLRLDAIVCDVYRLSRAKAQIPIQAGRCRINWKPAGDPSTLLKKGDVVSLKGFGRFRVLEVEGITKKGRIRIRVGKYA; the protein is encoded by the coding sequence GTGAATTATGACGTATACGCCCATTTTCACCCGGACGAGCGGACTTTTGTGGATAAGGCAATAGACAGGGTGGAACAGGCCGCTTATCAGCATAAATTGAAAAAAACGGATTTCCTTGATCCAAGGCAAGCTTATATCCTGTCTACTTTGGTCAATCGCAACGGCGATGTGCATATGAAACTTGATGGAGGATATAAGGATGCCGAAAGAAAAAGGGCCATGATTGCACCTGATTACCGCCCGTTGGAAGATGAAGAAATGGGGATTTCCGTGCTTTCCTTGTCTTCCCCGGATAACAAATTGGATGAATTGGACCATGGAGATTTCATGGGGGCTATTTTAGGACTTGGCATAAAACGTGATAAAATCGGGGATATTTTTGTCATCCCGGGAGGGTGCCACTGTCTGGCAGCTTCAGAAGTTGCGGATTTTCTCCGGCTGCATATCAACCAGGTCCATCGCGTGCGGGTTCATTCTGAGGTTCTGACGGCGGATGCTTTGAAGACAATGCCCGTGCAGCTGAAAGAGCATGCCTTCACGGTTGCTTCCTTACGGTTGGATGCCATTGTCTGTGATGTGTACCGCTTGAGCCGGGCGAAAGCCCAGATTCCTATCCAAGCCGGCAGGTGCAGAATTAACTGGAAACCGGCTGGAGATCCGAGTACTCTCTTGAAAAAGGGAGATGTCGTTTCGCTGAAAGGA
- a CDS encoding YggT family protein, giving the protein MIIFYVLLSWVPNARESYIGELLGKIVEPYLSIFRRFIPPLSILDISPIVAIIAFNFVVSGLIVVVRFLFDLFT; this is encoded by the coding sequence ATGATTATTTTCTATGTCCTGCTTTCCTGGGTACCCAATGCGCGGGAGAGCTACATAGGGGAACTGTTGGGTAAAATTGTTGAACCTTACCTGAGCATTTTCCGCCGTTTTATTCCGCCGCTCAGCATTTTGGATATTTCACCAATTGTTGCGATTATTGCTTTTAATTTTGTAGTATCCGGGTTGATTGTGGTCGTACGCTTTTTGTTTGATTTATTCACCTGA
- a CDS encoding cell division protein SepF — protein sequence MGVMNRVMNFLGLQEEEEVIEREPVKDKNGTEESETHVQEPLNKQHKGNVVSIHSQKNTRVVLQEPRSFDDSQEIADHLRSRKSVIVNLQRVRPEQAMRIFDFLNGTVYALNGSISKLGPNIFLCAPDSVEIQGSISDLMSEG from the coding sequence ATGGGTGTTATGAACAGAGTCATGAATTTTCTTGGGCTGCAGGAAGAGGAAGAAGTTATTGAGCGTGAGCCTGTCAAAGATAAAAATGGAACTGAGGAGAGCGAAACACACGTGCAAGAACCCCTTAATAAACAGCACAAAGGTAATGTAGTCAGCATTCATTCGCAAAAAAATACGAGAGTTGTCCTGCAGGAGCCCCGTTCTTTTGACGATTCACAGGAAATTGCGGATCATCTTCGCAGCAGAAAATCCGTCATCGTTAACTTGCAGCGTGTCCGACCGGAGCAAGCCATGCGTATCTTTGATTTTTTGAATGGAACTGTGTATGCTTTAAATGGCTCCATCTCCAAGCTGGGCCCTAATATCTTTCTTTGCGCGCCTGATTCTGTCGAGATTCAAGGTTCTATTTCTGACTTGATGAGTGAGGGATAA
- a CDS encoding YggS family pyridoxal phosphate-dependent enzyme: MQLQARISQVGKRIEDACRRSGRDPEDVQVIAVTKYVSLSATEQVLEHGLTHIGENRWQDAKGKWEKLGSQGTWHFIGHLQTNKVKDVIGKFAYIHSLDRMSLALEINKQAEKLQIVVPCFIQINVSGEESKYGMQPEDLFSFAEQVKPLKYIRIVGLMTMAPYETQPEQTRPVFTGLRNLRDELNERKVLPYEVKELSMGMSNDFEVAIEEGATWVRLGSVLVGKE; the protein is encoded by the coding sequence ATGCAGCTGCAAGCAAGAATAAGTCAAGTTGGTAAACGCATAGAAGATGCATGCAGACGAAGCGGGAGAGATCCTGAAGATGTGCAGGTCATCGCTGTAACCAAATACGTATCACTTTCTGCCACTGAGCAAGTCCTGGAGCATGGTCTTACCCACATCGGGGAAAACCGCTGGCAAGATGCAAAAGGAAAATGGGAGAAACTCGGTTCGCAAGGAACATGGCACTTTATCGGACATTTACAGACGAATAAAGTGAAGGATGTTATTGGCAAGTTTGCCTATATTCATTCCTTAGACCGGATGTCCCTTGCACTGGAAATAAATAAGCAAGCCGAAAAGTTGCAAATCGTTGTCCCCTGCTTTATACAAATCAACGTTTCAGGGGAAGAGTCCAAATACGGCATGCAGCCTGAAGATCTGTTTTCTTTTGCGGAACAAGTAAAACCGCTGAAGTACATCCGCATTGTGGGCTTAATGACCATGGCACCTTACGAAACACAACCGGAGCAAACTAGACCGGTATTCACCGGACTCCGGAACCTGAGAGACGAGCTGAATGAGCGAAAAGTGCTTCCCTATGAAGTAAAAGAACTTTCTATGGGAATGTCGAACGATTTTGAAGTCGCTATTGAGGAAGGAGCTACATGGGTCCGCCTCGGTTCGGTTTTAGTTGGAAAAGAATAA
- the pgeF gene encoding peptidoglycan editing factor PgeF, which yields MEPFVAYERQGEPSLFFLERWMKDFPELTAGFTSRRGGVSHHPFESFNIGLHVQDRPEDVIHNRQLLAKTINMPFDALTFGEQVHGSKVAVVTDEDRGKGRLSRKEAIQDKDAFITNESNLVLCALYADCVPLFFFDPVKKAMGIAHAGWKGTALNIASATVKAMNEQFGTKPEDLLGAVGPSIGACCYEVNDAVLDQVKKALGEQRAKPETVGLIIQEQEKGTYQLNLQECNRFFMQKAGILSSRIEVTQLCTSCSNEWFFSHRKEQGKTGRMAAWIALRTDDPTKLE from the coding sequence ATGGAACCATTTGTTGCTTATGAACGGCAGGGGGAACCCTCCTTATTTTTTCTGGAGCGCTGGATGAAGGATTTTCCCGAATTGACAGCAGGTTTTACTTCCCGCAGAGGTGGGGTCAGCCATCATCCGTTTGAATCATTTAATATCGGGCTTCATGTCCAAGACAGACCTGAAGATGTGATACATAACCGGCAGCTGCTCGCCAAGACTATAAATATGCCATTCGATGCACTTACGTTTGGCGAACAGGTTCATGGCAGCAAGGTTGCCGTGGTTACTGATGAAGATAGGGGAAAAGGACGTCTTTCCAGAAAAGAGGCTATCCAGGACAAAGATGCGTTTATCACAAATGAATCTAATTTGGTTTTGTGTGCATTATATGCGGACTGTGTCCCTCTTTTCTTTTTTGACCCTGTAAAGAAAGCAATGGGCATTGCGCATGCCGGATGGAAAGGTACAGCTTTGAATATTGCTTCAGCAACGGTAAAAGCTATGAATGAACAATTTGGCACAAAACCCGAGGATCTGTTGGGGGCTGTGGGACCCTCTATTGGAGCCTGCTGCTATGAAGTGAACGATGCGGTGCTCGATCAAGTGAAAAAAGCACTGGGTGAACAGCGGGCTAAACCGGAAACGGTTGGACTTATCATTCAAGAGCAGGAAAAAGGAACTTATCAGTTGAATTTGCAAGAATGCAATCGTTTTTTTATGCAGAAAGCAGGAATTTTGTCGTCCCGTATCGAAGTAACTCAGTTATGTACCAGTTGCTCTAATGAGTGGTTTTTTTCACACCGTAAAGAACAAGGTAAAACAGGAAGAATGGCAGCTTGGATCGCGTTAAGAACGGATGATCCAACTAAATTGGAATAA
- a CDS encoding YlmC/YmxH family sporulation protein, giving the protein MKISDFQTKDVINIVDGKKLGQVSDLELDLRQGRIDSLVVPSQGRFLGLFGSNAEVVIPWKNIVKIGADVVLVKLEESRQYRTNDESETTAVDYGRTYRS; this is encoded by the coding sequence ATGAAAATTTCCGACTTTCAAACCAAAGATGTCATCAATATTGTGGATGGAAAGAAGCTGGGGCAGGTCAGCGATCTGGAGCTGGACCTTCGGCAGGGGCGCATCGATTCACTTGTCGTACCAAGCCAGGGGCGGTTTTTGGGCTTGTTCGGCAGCAATGCGGAGGTTGTTATACCGTGGAAAAATATTGTCAAAATCGGAGCAGATGTAGTTCTTGTGAAGCTGGAGGAATCCCGTCAATACAGGACCAATGATGAAAGTGAAACTACCGCAGTGGATTACGGGCGAACATATCGGTCATAA
- the sigG gene encoding RNA polymerase sporulation sigma factor SigG: MTRNKVEICGVDTAKLPVLTNTEMRELFALLQTKNERAAREKLVNGNLRLVLSVIQRFNNRGEFVDDLFQVGCIGLMKAIDNFDLSQNVKFSTYAVPMIIGEIRRYLRDNNPIRVSRSLRDIAYKALQVRDQLTNRNSREPTIYEISEVLNVPKEDVVFALDAIQDPVSLFEPIYHDGGDPIYVMDQISDERNKDLFWIEGIALREAMRKLGSREKMILSMRFFEGKTQMEVADEIGISQAQVSRLEKSAINQMQKHVKT, encoded by the coding sequence GTGACCCGAAATAAAGTCGAGATATGTGGTGTTGATACCGCCAAACTGCCTGTTCTGACAAATACGGAAATGCGCGAATTATTCGCTTTGCTGCAAACGAAAAATGAACGAGCGGCAAGAGAGAAATTGGTGAATGGCAATCTCAGGCTAGTCCTGAGCGTTATTCAACGCTTTAATAACCGTGGGGAATTTGTGGATGATTTATTTCAAGTTGGCTGTATCGGCTTAATGAAAGCCATAGACAATTTTGACCTGAGCCAGAACGTGAAATTCTCCACCTATGCTGTTCCCATGATTATTGGGGAGATAAGGCGGTACTTAAGGGACAATAATCCGATCAGGGTATCGCGCTCGCTTCGGGATATTGCCTACAAGGCACTTCAAGTCAGGGATCAACTGACTAACCGCAATTCCCGTGAACCTACAATTTATGAAATATCCGAAGTGTTAAATGTGCCGAAAGAGGACGTGGTTTTTGCGCTCGATGCCATTCAGGACCCTGTATCCTTGTTTGAACCCATCTATCATGACGGGGGAGATCCGATTTACGTGATGGACCAGATCAGCGATGAACGGAATAAGGATCTTTTTTGGATTGAAGGAATTGCCTTGAGGGAAGCCATGAGAAAACTTGGTTCCAGAGAGAAAATGATCTTATCAATGCGCTTTTTTGAAGGAAAGACCCAAATGGAAGTAGCAGATGAAATCGGAATTTCTCAGGCTCAAGTATCCAGGCTGGAAAAATCGGCTATTAACCAGATGCAAAAGCATGTAAAAACTTAA
- the sigE gene encoding RNA polymerase sporulation sigma factor SigE gives MLLKWKLMLQIYYYRLLILFGLKGQEIYYIGGSEALPPPLTREEEEYLLGKLPSGDAAIRAMLIERNLRLVVYIARKFENTGINIEDLVSIGAIGLIKAVNTFDPEKKIKLATYASRCIENEILMYLRRNSKIRTEVSFDEPLNIDWDGNELLLSDVLGTENDTIYRNIEEQVDRKLLHKALDKLTERERVIMELRFGLQDGEEKTQKDVADLLGISQSYISRLEKRIIKRLRKEFNKMV, from the coding sequence ATGCTCTTGAAGTGGAAATTAATGCTGCAAATTTATTATTACCGGCTGTTGATTTTATTTGGTCTTAAAGGTCAGGAGATCTATTACATAGGAGGAAGTGAGGCTCTTCCGCCTCCTTTGACCCGTGAAGAAGAAGAATATCTTCTTGGCAAACTCCCGTCAGGAGATGCGGCTATACGCGCCATGCTGATTGAGCGTAATCTTCGCTTGGTCGTTTATATAGCAAGAAAGTTCGAGAATACGGGCATCAATATTGAAGATCTTGTATCCATCGGTGCTATAGGACTAATCAAGGCCGTAAACACGTTTGATCCGGAAAAGAAAATTAAGCTGGCCACATATGCCTCCAGGTGTATTGAAAACGAAATTTTGATGTATCTCCGCAGAAACAGCAAGATCCGTACGGAGGTTTCCTTTGATGAACCTCTGAATATTGACTGGGATGGAAATGAACTTCTATTGTCCGACGTGCTTGGGACGGAGAATGATACCATTTATCGGAATATTGAGGAGCAGGTAGACCGCAAATTGCTTCATAAAGCGCTTGACAAGCTTACGGAACGGGAACGGGTTATCATGGAACTTAGATTCGGCCTGCAGGATGGGGAAGAAAAAACTCAAAAGGACGTGGCAGATCTCCTTGGAATCTCCCAATCTTACATTTCAAGATTGGAGAAAAGAATCATCAAACGCCTCCGCAAAGAATTCAATAAAATGGTATAG
- the spoIIGA gene encoding sigma-E processing peptidase SpoIIGA, producing the protein MIVYMDLIFLVNFLLDGAILVGTARTRKLPVVWWRLLFSAGIGACYVLLLFVPALSFLFTFLMKGAISLLMLWIAFGFISLEQYMRNAGTFYLISFAAAGGIYGIHYFLQSAPEFWNGIWFNRTGGIRVYSEMGLLFVLTVFGGLLLLFKTVFNGAKRKEEISVHLAQVEVRIGESVMVCTGLVDTGNQLYDPLTRTPVMVMEAGEWGDQLPSGWLKLIQTLEVEQIVSAMGEQDFAWQDRLRLVPYRGVNRSTQFMLAIKPDKVVITYNENVWESKKVLVGLDGGSLCNDGSYQAIIHPALVAAS; encoded by the coding sequence ATGATCGTCTATATGGATCTCATTTTCCTTGTGAACTTCCTATTGGATGGGGCCATTTTAGTCGGCACAGCCCGTACAAGAAAGCTGCCGGTCGTTTGGTGGCGATTGCTTTTTTCTGCAGGGATTGGCGCATGTTATGTTTTGCTGCTGTTCGTACCGGCATTATCGTTTTTGTTTACCTTTTTAATGAAGGGCGCAATTTCACTTTTGATGTTATGGATCGCATTTGGTTTTATTTCTCTTGAGCAGTATATGCGCAATGCCGGAACCTTCTACCTCATTTCTTTTGCAGCAGCAGGGGGCATTTACGGGATTCATTATTTTTTGCAGAGTGCCCCGGAATTTTGGAATGGCATCTGGTTTAATCGTACTGGAGGAATCAGGGTTTATTCAGAGATGGGTCTTCTGTTTGTACTGACCGTTTTTGGAGGATTGCTCCTGCTGTTCAAAACGGTTTTTAACGGTGCAAAACGAAAAGAGGAAATATCCGTACACCTTGCTCAAGTGGAAGTAAGAATCGGAGAGTCTGTGATGGTATGTACAGGCCTGGTGGATACAGGAAATCAACTTTATGATCCGTTAACCCGGACCCCTGTTATGGTTATGGAAGCAGGTGAGTGGGGGGACCAGTTGCCATCCGGTTGGCTGAAGCTCATTCAAACTTTGGAAGTGGAGCAAATTGTTTCTGCTATGGGTGAACAAGATTTCGCCTGGCAGGACCGGCTTAGGCTGGTGCCTTACCGTGGCGTAAACCGGAGTACCCAGTTTATGCTGGCCATTAAACCCGATAAGGTGGTGATCACTTATAACGAGAATGTATGGGAGAGCAAAAAAGTATTGGTCGGACTAGATGGAGGGTCATTATGCAATGATGGGTCGTACCAAGCCATTATCCATCCGGCGCTTGTTGCGGCCAGCTAG
- the ftsZ gene encoding cell division protein FtsZ, with product MFEFDLEMDQLAQIKVIGVGGGGSNAVNRMIENNVQGVEFITVNTDAQALHFAKSEHKLQIGDKLTRGLGAGANPEVGKKAAEESRELIMNTLRGADMVFVTAGMGGGTGTGAAPVIAEIAKECGALTVGVVTRPFTFEGRKRAMQAEQGIASLKEKVDTLIVIPNDRLLEIVDKKTPMLEAFSQADNVLRQGVQGISDLIAVPGLINLDFADVKTIMTERGSALMGIGVATGEDRAAEAARKAISSPLLETSIEGARGVLMNITGGTSLSLYEVNEAADIVASAADLEVNMIFGAVINEEYKDEISVTVIATGFDHSPSSGPAANRRPAPQQQAEKPAAEHKSTPPRSIHNPPSADQLDIPTFLRNRGRHTDK from the coding sequence ATGTTTGAATTTGATCTTGAAATGGACCAGCTGGCACAAATAAAAGTCATTGGCGTCGGAGGTGGCGGTAGCAACGCTGTTAACCGGATGATTGAAAATAATGTCCAGGGCGTTGAATTTATTACTGTGAACACCGATGCTCAAGCTTTGCACTTTGCCAAATCCGAACACAAATTGCAGATTGGGGACAAGCTTACCCGGGGCCTTGGAGCCGGAGCGAATCCTGAGGTTGGAAAGAAAGCTGCGGAAGAATCCCGCGAATTAATTATGAATACCCTCCGTGGTGCTGATATGGTATTTGTTACCGCAGGGATGGGCGGAGGAACAGGAACCGGCGCTGCTCCAGTTATTGCAGAGATCGCTAAGGAATGCGGTGCTCTTACGGTCGGTGTCGTAACCCGGCCATTTACCTTCGAAGGGCGCAAGCGAGCAATGCAGGCTGAGCAGGGGATTGCCTCGCTCAAAGAAAAAGTCGATACTTTAATCGTTATCCCTAATGACCGTTTGCTGGAGATCGTGGACAAAAAGACTCCGATGCTCGAAGCGTTCAGCCAAGCGGATAACGTACTTCGCCAAGGGGTACAGGGGATTTCCGATCTAATTGCCGTTCCCGGACTTATTAACCTTGATTTTGCCGATGTAAAGACGATCATGACGGAACGCGGTTCGGCCCTAATGGGAATTGGGGTTGCCACAGGTGAAGACCGTGCTGCGGAAGCCGCAAGAAAAGCCATCAGCAGTCCGCTTCTTGAAACTTCCATCGAGGGCGCACGCGGTGTTTTAATGAATATTACAGGCGGTACAAGCCTTAGCCTCTATGAAGTTAATGAAGCTGCGGATATCGTAGCATCTGCAGCTGACTTGGAAGTAAATATGATCTTCGGTGCTGTAATCAATGAAGAATACAAGGATGAGATTTCGGTAACCGTCATCGCAACGGGATTTGACCATAGTCCTTCATCGGGACCAGCAGCAAACCGCCGTCCGGCTCCTCAGCAGCAAGCGGAGAAACCAGCGGCTGAACATAAAAGTACACCGCCTCGTTCAATCCATAATCCGCCAAGTGCTGATCAATTGGATATTCCTACTTTTCTCCGTAATCGTGGAAGACATACGGATAAATAA
- the ftsA gene encoding cell division protein FtsA, with the protein MSSSDIIVSLDIGTSKVRAIIGEVNNGTINIIGVGSADSEGIRKGAIVDIDQTVSSIRAAVDHAERMVGLQISEVYVGITGNHIALQTSHGVVAVSNEDREIGEEDIERVNQAARVIALPPEREIIGIVPKQYIVDGQEGIQDPRGMIGVRLEVEATIITGAKTGIHNLLRVVEKSGLKVSGLILMSLAAGQLALSKDEKQIGTVLVDVGAGTTTISVFDQGSLVATSTLPIGGDFITTDISIGLRTQMDIAEKIKLKFGCASIADSAPDQMFKVNRIGSNVDKEFSQVDLANIVEPRVQEIFQLIRGEVHRMGYSDLAGGYVLTGGTVNLPATLVIAQEELAATVRIATPDYIGVRDPAYTSGVGIIQFVIKYIRNRPASLNKKQPIKAAASKSGSQEKEGEGFFDRVKNFLKEFI; encoded by the coding sequence TTGAGCAGCAGTGACATCATTGTTAGTTTGGACATCGGTACATCCAAAGTCCGCGCTATTATTGGTGAAGTAAATAACGGCACCATTAATATAATTGGAGTTGGGTCTGCCGACTCTGAAGGTATTCGAAAGGGAGCCATTGTAGACATTGATCAGACCGTATCCTCGATCCGGGCAGCGGTTGATCATGCGGAAAGAATGGTTGGCTTGCAAATATCCGAAGTCTATGTTGGAATTACAGGCAATCATATTGCCCTGCAGACTAGTCACGGTGTAGTCGCTGTATCCAATGAAGACCGTGAAATCGGTGAGGAAGACATTGAACGCGTGAATCAGGCTGCACGTGTTATAGCCCTTCCTCCGGAGCGCGAGATTATTGGGATCGTACCTAAACAATATATTGTAGACGGACAAGAGGGGATTCAGGATCCCCGGGGAATGATTGGTGTCCGTCTGGAAGTAGAAGCAACAATTATTACGGGAGCAAAAACAGGTATACATAATTTGCTCCGAGTAGTGGAGAAATCAGGGTTAAAGGTATCAGGACTGATCCTGATGTCTTTGGCAGCCGGACAATTGGCCCTATCCAAAGATGAAAAGCAGATTGGAACTGTTCTCGTGGATGTGGGGGCCGGAACAACAACCATCTCCGTATTTGATCAAGGCAGCTTGGTAGCTACCTCGACCCTTCCAATCGGAGGAGATTTTATTACGACTGACATCTCCATAGGTCTCCGAACTCAAATGGATATTGCCGAAAAAATCAAGCTCAAATTCGGCTGTGCTTCGATAGCAGATTCAGCCCCTGATCAAATGTTTAAAGTAAACCGTATTGGCAGCAACGTTGATAAGGAATTTTCCCAGGTAGATCTTGCGAATATCGTTGAACCGCGTGTCCAGGAAATCTTTCAGCTGATTCGCGGGGAGGTTCACCGGATGGGCTATTCCGACCTTGCCGGAGGATACGTGCTGACAGGCGGTACAGTTAATTTGCCGGCCACATTGGTAATTGCCCAGGAAGAGCTGGCAGCTACTGTGCGCATTGCCACTCCGGATTATATCGGCGTCCGGGACCCTGCCTATACAAGCGGGGTTGGAATTATTCAATTTGTTATCAAATATATCCGTAACCGACCGGCTTCCCTGAATAAAAAACAGCCAATTAAGGCTGCGGCCTCCAAATCGGGCAGTCAGGAAAAAGAAGGCGAAGGTTTTTTTGATAGGGTTAAAAATTTCTTGAAGGAATTTATTTAA
- a CDS encoding cell division protein FtsQ/DivIB, with product MTDSKVPALPKQKTKKEKSSKKLLLILFLFFITVLVVLFFQSSLSRITEVHIKGNRNLTLEQIEQASGVSKGDHYFLTLSKKVEENVAKLPTVASVKVTKRFPGELTIEIKEFSKVGYTIDQDGNKQMVMENGVRLPAEETNQMLDRPILTGWSETDSHYQELCKVLGGLSESDLEDISEIRPDPMTAYPDGIKLFPAVKLGAKVEIITTIGFLPEKASYIGPFVKSWKEENNVSSGVIKMLESDSGKAI from the coding sequence ATGACGGATTCCAAAGTTCCGGCTCTGCCTAAGCAAAAAACCAAAAAAGAAAAATCCAGCAAAAAGCTGCTCCTGATTCTGTTTTTATTTTTCATCACGGTACTCGTTGTTTTATTCTTCCAGTCGTCTTTAAGCCGCATTACCGAGGTTCATATTAAGGGGAACCGGAATTTGACGTTGGAACAAATCGAACAGGCTTCTGGAGTCAGCAAGGGGGATCATTACTTTTTGACACTGTCCAAAAAAGTGGAGGAGAACGTAGCTAAACTTCCGACAGTGGCGTCTGTGAAAGTTACCAAAAGATTCCCCGGAGAACTTACGATAGAAATTAAAGAGTTTTCCAAGGTGGGTTATACTATTGATCAGGACGGTAATAAACAAATGGTGATGGAAAACGGGGTAAGGCTGCCCGCAGAAGAAACCAACCAGATGTTGGACAGGCCTATTTTGACCGGGTGGTCGGAGACGGATTCGCATTATCAGGAATTATGTAAAGTATTAGGGGGACTCTCTGAAAGTGATCTTGAGGATATTTCAGAAATCCGGCCTGATCCAATGACCGCCTACCCCGACGGCATTAAATTATTCCCTGCCGTGAAATTAGGAGCAAAAGTTGAGATTATTACAACCATAGGGTTTCTTCCCGAAAAGGCAAGCTATATTGGGCCTTTCGTGAAAAGTTGGAAAGAGGAAAATAATGTAAGCAGCGGTGTGATTAAAATGCTGGAGAGCGATTCCGGGAAGGCAATTTAA